The Haloimpatiens massiliensis genome contains a region encoding:
- the dnaN gene encoding DNA polymerase III subunit beta, with protein MIFTCEKSKLQEAINIAQKAITGKSTMSILQGILLIAENNTVTLIGSDIDLSIETKVEANVLENGRIVLDSRLFGEIIKKLPNSTVEIRTTEKNSIDIKCEKSNSTLFHMSADEYPEIPTIDENKMCLLSQKLLKNMIKGTIFAVAQDETRPILTGVLFEITKNKLNLVALDGYRLALRSENIDEENDINCVIPGKTLNEVSKILEDDEKKVALSFTDNHILFNLGKTKIISRLLEGDFIKYDSIIPEEYNLRVTTKKDEILGCIERASLMGKDGNTNLVKFDIKDDNMIITSNSQLGKVREELNIILQGESLKTAFNSRYLIDVFKIMEEEEIYMEFSSSVSPCIIKNKENNNCTYLLLPVRVAVR; from the coding sequence TTGATATTTACATGTGAAAAAAGTAAATTACAAGAAGCTATTAATATAGCTCAAAAAGCTATTACAGGAAAATCTACTATGTCTATATTACAAGGAATACTATTAATAGCTGAAAATAATACTGTTACTTTAATAGGTTCAGATATAGATCTAAGTATAGAGACTAAAGTAGAAGCTAATGTACTTGAAAATGGAAGAATAGTTCTAGATTCAAGACTTTTTGGTGAAATAATTAAAAAATTACCTAATAGTACTGTAGAAATACGAACTACAGAAAAAAATAGTATAGATATAAAGTGTGAAAAATCCAACTCCACACTTTTCCACATGAGTGCAGATGAATACCCAGAAATACCAACAATAGATGAAAATAAAATGTGCTTATTATCACAGAAATTACTTAAAAATATGATAAAAGGAACAATATTTGCTGTAGCACAAGATGAAACAAGACCTATATTAACTGGTGTTTTATTTGAAATAACAAAAAATAAACTTAATCTAGTTGCTCTAGATGGATATAGACTTGCTTTACGCAGTGAAAATATTGATGAAGAAAATGATATAAATTGTGTAATTCCTGGTAAAACACTAAATGAAGTATCTAAAATATTAGAAGATGATGAAAAAAAGGTTGCTTTATCTTTTACAGATAATCATATATTGTTTAATTTAGGAAAAACTAAAATTATATCAAGACTTTTGGAAGGAGATTTTATAAAATACGACTCTATAATACCAGAGGAATACAACCTTAGAGTTACTACTAAAAAAGATGAAATACTAGGTTGTATTGAAAGAGCATCGCTTATGGGTAAAGATGGAAATACTAATTTAGTAAAATTTGATATAAAAGATGACAATATGATAATTACATCTAATTCTCAATTGGGAAAGGTTAGAGAAGAATTAAATATAATTTTGCAAGGTGAGTCTTTAAAAACTGCATTTAACTCAAGATATTTAATTGATGTGTTTAAAATAATGGAAGAAGAAGAAATATACATGGAATTTTCTAGCAGTGTTAGTCCTTGCATAATCAAAAATAAGGAAAATAATAACTGCACATATTTATTGCTTCCAGTTAGAGTTGCTGTTAGATAA
- the dnaA gene encoding chromosomal replication initiator protein DnaA, with product MDVHLTQIWEKTLNIIKGELTEVSFNTWIKSIIPISIDRDCLKLGVPNNFTKEILENRYKNLISNAIKLISSKSYNIEFIIASEEAVDVQPKEQIKPEQSKIIVSPEITSTLNPKYTFDSFVIGNSNRFAHAASLAVAESPAKAYNPLFIYGGVGLGKTHLMHAIGHYVLENNPNSKVVYVTSEKFTNELINSIKDDKNVEFRNKYRNVDILLIDDIQFIAGKERTQEEFFHTFNALHEANKQIILSSDRPPKEIPTLEDRLRSRFEWGLIADIQAPDFETRIAILKKKADVENLNIPNEVMVYIANKIKSNIRELEGALIRIVAFSSLTNKEISVDLASEALKDIISNSQSKQITISSIQDIVSSYFNLSVDDFKSSRRTRNIAYPRQIAMYLCRKLTDMSLPKIGEEFGGRDHTTVIHAYEKISNNLKKDNGLKSTIEDLSNKISQN from the coding sequence ATGGATGTTCATCTTACTCAAATTTGGGAAAAAACCTTAAATATCATAAAAGGTGAACTTACAGAAGTAAGCTTTAATACTTGGATTAAAAGCATAATTCCTATATCCATAGACAGGGATTGCTTAAAATTAGGGGTACCTAACAATTTTACTAAAGAAATATTAGAAAATAGATATAAAAATCTAATTTCTAATGCTATTAAATTAATAAGTTCGAAATCTTACAATATTGAATTTATAATTGCCAGCGAAGAGGCAGTAGACGTTCAACCAAAGGAGCAAATAAAACCAGAACAGAGTAAAATAATAGTTAGCCCTGAAATAACATCTACTCTGAATCCTAAATATACCTTTGATTCTTTTGTTATAGGTAATAGTAATAGATTTGCTCATGCAGCTTCTTTAGCGGTAGCAGAATCCCCGGCTAAGGCTTATAACCCCCTTTTTATTTATGGAGGCGTGGGATTGGGTAAAACGCACCTTATGCATGCTATAGGCCATTATGTATTAGAGAATAACCCTAATTCAAAGGTTGTATATGTTACTTCTGAAAAATTCACTAATGAATTAATAAATTCTATAAAAGACGATAAAAACGTAGAATTTAGAAACAAATATAGAAATGTAGATATTCTTCTTATTGACGATATTCAATTTATCGCCGGTAAAGAAAGAACGCAAGAAGAATTTTTCCACACTTTCAACGCTCTTCACGAGGCTAATAAACAAATAATACTATCTAGTGATAGACCTCCAAAGGAAATTCCTACATTAGAAGATAGATTAAGATCTAGATTCGAATGGGGGCTGATTGCAGATATTCAAGCTCCAGATTTTGAAACTAGAATAGCCATTCTTAAAAAGAAGGCAGATGTGGAAAATCTAAATATTCCTAACGAAGTTATGGTGTATATAGCTAATAAAATTAAATCTAATATTAGGGAATTAGAAGGAGCTCTTATTAGAATAGTAGCCTTTTCTTCTTTGACTAATAAGGAAATTAGCGTAGATTTAGCTTCTGAAGCACTAAAAGATATAATCTCTAATAGTCAAAGTAAACAAATAACTATTAGTTCTATCCAAGACATTGTTTCTAGTTATTTTAATCTTAGCGTGGATGATTTTAAATCCTCTAGGAGAACTAGAAATATAGCCTACCCTAGACAAATAGCTATGTATCTATGTAGAAAATTAACGGATATGTCTCTTCCTAAAATAGGAGAAGAATTTGGCGGAAGGGATCACACTACTGTTATACATGCTTACGAAAAAATCTCAAACAACTTAAAAAAAGATAACGGACTTAAGAGTACTATAGAGGACTTAAGCAATAAAATATCTCAAAATTAA
- the rpmH gene encoding 50S ribosomal protein L34 yields MLRTYQPKKLQRKREHGFRKRMSTKSGRNVLQRRRLKGRKRLTA; encoded by the coding sequence ATGTTAAGAACTTACCAACCAAAGAAGTTACAAAGAAAAAGAGAACACGGTTTCAGAAAGAGAATGAGCACTAAGTCTGGAAGAAATGTTCTTCAAAGAAGAAGACTTAAAGGTAGAAAAAGATTGACAGCATAA
- the gyrB gene encoding DNA topoisomerase (ATP-hydrolyzing) subunit B, translating to MENNGVYDESQIQVLEGLEAVRKRPGMYIGSTSLRGLHHLVYEIVDNSIDEALEGYCDEIQVNIHKDNSVTIEDNGRGMPVGMHHKMKMPTVEVIMTVLHAGGKFGGGGYKVSGGLHGVGASVVNALSEHCSVTVFRDGDVWKQEYSRGKAVTGLDKVGNSDKHGTKTYFLPDSEIFEEIDFDYDTLAQRLRELAFLNKGIKIIFKDEREEKEEIFHYEGGIKSFVSYLNRNKQALYPEPIYVEGTKDDYIVEMALQHNDTYSENIFSFANNIDTVEGGTHLAGFKAALTRIINDYSKKFGFLKENDKNLSGEDIREGLTAVISVKLTEPQFEGQTKTKLGNSEARGIVDSILTETVEAYLEENPQIAKIIVDKGLTASRAREAAKKARELTRRKSVLESTSLPGKLSDCSSKDPEKCEIYLVEGDSAGGSAKQGRNREFQAILPLRGKIMNVEKQRLDKILGYQEIRSMVTAFGAGIGKEFDISKIRYNRIIIMTDADVDGAHIRTLLLTFFYRYMKELVEQGHVYIAQPPLYKISKGKKEYYSYSDKELDMILQEVGGKDTNTEIQRYKGLGEMDAEQLWETTMDPDKRTLLKVTVEDAMAADEIFTILMGDKVEPRRQFIEENAKKVVNLDI from the coding sequence ATGGAAAATAACGGAGTTTATGATGAAAGTCAAATACAGGTACTAGAGGGTCTGGAAGCTGTAAGAAAAAGACCAGGAATGTATATAGGTAGTACTAGTTTAAGAGGACTTCATCACTTGGTTTATGAAATAGTAGATAATAGTATAGATGAAGCATTAGAAGGTTATTGTGATGAAATACAGGTAAATATACATAAAGATAACTCAGTTACCATAGAGGATAATGGTAGAGGTATGCCTGTAGGTATGCACCATAAGATGAAGATGCCTACAGTTGAAGTTATAATGACAGTACTTCATGCTGGAGGTAAATTTGGAGGGGGAGGATACAAGGTATCCGGAGGACTTCATGGTGTTGGTGCTTCTGTAGTTAATGCTTTATCAGAGCACTGTAGTGTTACAGTTTTTAGAGATGGGGATGTTTGGAAGCAGGAATATTCAAGAGGAAAGGCTGTTACAGGTTTAGATAAAGTAGGAAATTCAGATAAGCATGGAACAAAGACATATTTTCTTCCAGATTCCGAAATTTTTGAGGAAATAGATTTTGATTATGATACATTAGCTCAAAGATTAAGAGAATTAGCATTTTTAAACAAGGGAATTAAAATAATATTTAAAGACGAAAGAGAAGAAAAAGAAGAGATTTTCCACTATGAAGGTGGAATAAAATCTTTTGTAAGTTACTTAAATAGAAATAAACAGGCGTTGTATCCAGAACCAATATATGTAGAAGGTACTAAAGATGATTATATTGTAGAAATGGCCCTTCAACATAACGATACATACTCAGAGAACATCTTTTCTTTTGCAAATAATATAGATACTGTAGAAGGTGGAACACATTTAGCTGGTTTTAAAGCTGCTCTTACAAGAATAATAAATGATTATTCTAAGAAATTTGGATTTTTAAAAGAAAATGATAAAAATCTATCAGGAGAGGATATAAGGGAAGGACTTACAGCTGTAATATCTGTAAAACTTACAGAGCCTCAATTTGAAGGGCAGACAAAAACAAAACTAGGAAATAGTGAAGCACGTGGAATAGTAGATAGCATACTTACAGAAACAGTAGAGGCTTATCTTGAAGAAAATCCTCAGATTGCAAAAATTATAGTAGATAAGGGACTTACTGCATCTCGTGCAAGAGAAGCTGCTAAAAAGGCAAGGGAACTCACAAGAAGAAAATCTGTACTTGAAAGTACATCATTGCCAGGAAAACTTTCGGATTGTTCTTCAAAGGATCCAGAGAAATGTGAAATATACTTAGTAGAGGGAGACTCTGCAGGTGGTAGCGCAAAACAAGGAAGAAATAGAGAATTTCAAGCTATCTTACCTCTAAGGGGTAAAATAATGAATGTAGAAAAACAGAGGCTTGATAAAATATTAGGTTACCAGGAAATAAGATCTATGGTAACAGCTTTTGGTGCGGGTATAGGAAAAGAATTTGATATAAGTAAAATAAGATATAATAGAATTATAATAATGACAGATGCGGACGTTGATGGTGCCCATATAAGAACTTTGCTTTTAACATTCTTCTACAGATACATGAAAGAATTAGTAGAGCAAGGACATGTATATATTGCACAACCTCCACTTTATAAAATATCTAAAGGCAAGAAAGAATATTATTCTTACAGTGATAAAGAATTAGATATGATATTACAGGAAGTTGGAGGAAAAGATACAAATACAGAAATTCAAAGATACAAAGGTCTAGGAGAAATGGACGCGGAACAACTTTGGGAAACTACCATGGATCCAGATAAAAGAACCTTACTAAAGGTAACGGTAGAAGACGCTATGGCTGCAGATGAGATATTCACTATACTTATGGGTGATAAAGTAGAACCTCGCAGACAGTTTATTGAGGAAAATGCTAAAAAAGTTGTTAACCTAGATATATAA
- the recF gene encoding DNA replication/repair protein RecF (All proteins in this family for which functions are known are DNA-binding proteins that assist the filamentation of RecA onto DNA for the initiation of recombination or recombinational repair.): protein MYVKGLQLINFRNYHNLLIDFKRGVNVLVGDNAQGKTNILESIYYCSLAKSHRTNRDKELINWDSNNAYISLAVGRERLDKKIDIKIFKEGKKGINVNSIKVNKIADLIGIFNVVMFSPEDLDTVKGSPSARRRLLDIELCKLSKKYYYNLSAYKKTLGERNSLLKCMKVDEGILDVYDTQMSSFGAYLITERLKYIKMLNKYGESIHSNITSGKEKISFSYVSQIKNIQDTKDVEQALFYLLKSHRKSDMDKRNTSAGPHRDDFDIKINDIDAREYGSQGQQRTSVLTIKFAFLDIIKSITGEYPVLLLDDVLSELDIRRQKYILSSIKDIQTIITCTGMHNIQEYLGEDSLAYEVRNGNIERIK from the coding sequence ATGTATGTTAAGGGATTACAGCTTATAAATTTTAGAAATTACCATAATTTATTAATAGATTTTAAAAGGGGGGTAAATGTTCTTGTAGGAGATAATGCACAAGGAAAAACTAATATACTTGAAAGTATATACTACTGCAGTTTAGCCAAATCTCATAGAACAAACAGAGATAAAGAACTTATTAATTGGGATTCAAATAATGCGTATATATCTCTTGCAGTGGGAAGAGAAAGGTTAGATAAAAAAATAGATATAAAAATATTTAAAGAGGGAAAAAAGGGCATTAATGTAAATTCTATAAAGGTTAATAAAATAGCTGACCTTATTGGAATTTTTAATGTAGTTATGTTTTCCCCAGAGGATTTAGATACTGTTAAAGGTTCTCCCTCTGCAAGAAGACGACTTTTAGATATAGAGCTTTGCAAATTAAGTAAAAAGTATTATTATAATTTATCTGCATATAAAAAGACTTTAGGAGAAAGAAATTCCCTTTTAAAATGTATGAAAGTTGATGAAGGTATTTTAGATGTATATGATACTCAAATGAGTTCTTTTGGAGCGTATTTAATCACAGAAAGATTAAAATACATAAAAATGCTTAATAAATATGGAGAGAGTATACATTCAAATATAACTAGTGGAAAAGAAAAAATAAGTTTTAGTTATGTATCTCAAATTAAAAATATTCAGGATACAAAAGACGTAGAACAGGCTCTTTTTTATTTATTAAAAAGTCATAGAAAAAGTGATATGGATAAGAGAAATACATCAGCAGGACCACACAGAGATGATTTTGATATAAAAATAAACGATATAGATGCTAGAGAATATGGTTCACAAGGTCAACAAAGAACTTCTGTATTAACAATAAAGTTTGCTTTTTTGGATATAATTAAAAGTATAACAGGGGAATATCCTGTTCTTTTATTGGATGATGTTTTATCAGAATTAGATATTAGGAGACAAAAATATATATTAAGTTCTATAAAAGACATTCAAACAATTATAACCTGTACGGGCATGCATAATATTCAAGAATATCTAGGAGAAGACTCTTTAGCTTATGAAGTTAGAAATGGAAATATAGAAAGAATTAAGTAG
- the rnpA gene encoding ribonuclease P protein component has translation MKLEGLKKNVEFKTVYRRGKSFSNNLLVLYKYKNKKNDNTNRLGISVSKKVGNSVVRSRVKRLIKESYRLNQYNFKVNDLDLVIIARTSCKDRTYKEIEKALINIIKKAGLYNNEESSNLHD, from the coding sequence ATGAAACTTGAAGGTTTAAAAAAAAATGTTGAGTTTAAAACTGTATATAGAAGAGGAAAGTCTTTTTCAAATAACTTGTTAGTTTTATATAAGTATAAAAATAAAAAAAACGATAATACTAATAGATTAGGAATTTCAGTTAGCAAAAAAGTAGGAAATAGTGTGGTTAGAAGTAGAGTTAAGAGATTGATAAAGGAAAGTTACAGATTAAACCAATATAATTTCAAAGTGAATGACCTTGATTTAGTTATAATAGCTAGAACTAGTTGCAAGGATAGAACATACAAAGAAATAGAGAAAGCTTTAATCAATATAATTAAGAAAGCTGGTTTATATAATAATGAAGAGAGTTCTAATTTGCATGATTAA
- the yaaA gene encoding S4 domain-containing protein YaaA, with the protein MEKISINTEQIKLDAFLKWSGAASLGSEAKIYIQEGEVKVNGETETRRGRKLVKGDIIELHGTEYQIV; encoded by the coding sequence ATGGAAAAAATAAGTATAAATACTGAACAAATAAAGTTAGATGCTTTTTTGAAATGGAGTGGTGCAGCTTCTCTAGGATCAGAAGCTAAAATATATATACAAGAAGGTGAAGTTAAAGTTAACGGCGAAACAGAAACAAGAAGAGGTAGAAAATTAGTTAAGGGTGATATAATAGAACTTCACGGAACAGAGTACCAAATAGTTTAA
- the gyrA gene encoding DNA gyrase subunit A: MFEGKILPVDVKNEMKKSYIDYAMSVIVGRALPDVRDGLKPVHRRIIYSMHELGLTPEKGYRKCARIVGDVLGKYHPHGDTAVYDALVRMAQDFNMRYTLVDGHGNFGSIDGDGAAAMRYTEAKMSKINLQMIRDINKNTVDFIPNFDGEEKEPCVLPSRFPNLLVNGSAGIAVGMATNIPPHNLREVVDGIIMLIDNPEVTIQELMTKIKGPDFPTAGIIKGTAGIRQAYETGRGRIVMRAKTDIEEEKGRTRIIVTEIPYQVNKSRLIENIANLVKNKKVDGISDLRDESDREGMRIVIELKRDANPNVVLNRLYKHTRLQDTFGVIMLALVNNEPKVLNLKQILVEYVKFQEEVITRRTQFELDKALARAHILEGLKIALDHIDEVISLIRASKTTQEARNGLMSKFNLSEKQSQAILDMKLQRLTGLEREKIEDEYNALQENIKRLKEILGNKEILLNLIKEELLEIRDKYGDERRSAIEKNIHDIDIEDLIEEQNVVITLTHEGYIKRLPEDTYSAQKRGGRGIQAMATKEEDFVEHLFITSTHNELMFFTNEGRTYKLKAYEIPEAGRTAKGTNIINIIPLNQEERIQAVIALKEFDKDKYLMMATKKGIVKKTSLSQYANIRKSGLNAVTLKDGDELIDAKLTDGNNELIMVTRNGYSIRFKETDVRPMGRNAAGVKAITLRNNDIAVSMNVVNEDEKLLVVSQNGFGKRTPISEYSTIKRGGKGIITYKVTDKTGYIVGAKMVKETDEIMLINSKDIVIRINVSDISITSRNTMGVTLMKTGEEIEVVAMAKINCEDEKMCEENIDEDNSLAEKQQNGNQEQNIDSVDQEENNEILEQEQSEE; the protein is encoded by the coding sequence ATGTTTGAAGGTAAAATACTACCAGTAGATGTAAAGAATGAAATGAAAAAATCTTATATAGATTACGCTATGAGTGTAATAGTAGGTCGTGCACTGCCCGATGTAAGAGATGGTTTAAAGCCAGTTCATAGAAGAATAATTTATTCTATGCATGAGCTAGGTTTAACACCAGAAAAGGGATATAGAAAATGTGCAAGAATAGTCGGAGACGTTTTAGGTAAATACCATCCACATGGTGATACTGCAGTTTATGATGCTCTTGTTAGAATGGCTCAAGATTTTAATATGAGATATACTCTTGTAGATGGCCATGGAAACTTTGGTTCTATAGATGGCGATGGTGCTGCGGCTATGAGGTATACTGAGGCTAAAATGAGCAAAATAAATCTACAGATGATTAGGGATATAAATAAAAATACTGTAGATTTCATACCTAACTTTGATGGAGAAGAAAAGGAACCTTGCGTTTTACCATCTAGATTTCCTAATTTATTAGTAAATGGTTCAGCAGGTATAGCAGTAGGTATGGCCACTAATATACCACCTCATAACCTAAGAGAAGTAGTAGATGGCATAATAATGCTTATAGATAATCCCGAAGTTACAATACAAGAACTCATGACAAAGATAAAAGGACCAGATTTCCCAACAGCAGGAATAATAAAAGGAACTGCTGGAATTAGGCAGGCTTATGAAACTGGTAGAGGAAGAATAGTCATGAGGGCTAAAACAGACATAGAAGAAGAAAAAGGAAGAACTAGAATAATAGTTACTGAAATACCTTATCAGGTAAATAAGTCAAGACTTATAGAGAATATAGCTAATTTAGTTAAAAATAAAAAGGTAGATGGTATATCTGATTTAAGAGACGAATCTGATAGAGAAGGTATGAGAATCGTCATTGAACTAAAAAGGGATGCCAATCCTAATGTGGTTTTAAATAGGTTATATAAGCATACTAGACTTCAAGATACCTTTGGAGTAATAATGCTAGCATTAGTAAACAATGAACCTAAAGTTTTAAATTTAAAACAAATATTAGTAGAGTATGTGAAATTCCAAGAAGAAGTAATTACAAGAAGAACTCAATTTGAGCTAGATAAAGCTTTAGCAAGAGCTCATATTTTAGAAGGATTAAAAATAGCATTAGATCATATAGATGAGGTAATAAGCTTAATAAGAGCTTCTAAAACTACTCAAGAAGCAAGAAATGGCCTTATGAGTAAATTTAATCTTTCTGAAAAACAATCCCAAGCAATACTAGACATGAAGCTTCAAAGATTAACAGGTTTGGAAAGAGAAAAAATAGAAGATGAATATAACGCATTACAGGAAAATATAAAGAGATTAAAAGAAATATTAGGAAATAAGGAGATACTTTTAAACCTAATCAAAGAAGAACTTTTAGAAATAAGAGATAAATATGGTGATGAAAGAAGATCTGCCATAGAAAAAAATATTCATGATATAGACATTGAGGATTTAATAGAAGAGCAAAATGTAGTTATAACATTAACTCATGAAGGTTATATTAAGAGATTGCCGGAAGATACCTATAGTGCTCAAAAAAGAGGCGGAAGAGGAATACAGGCTATGGCAACGAAGGAAGAAGACTTTGTTGAACATTTATTTATTACATCAACACATAATGAATTGATGTTCTTTACTAATGAAGGTAGAACGTATAAGTTAAAGGCATATGAGATACCAGAAGCAGGAAGAACAGCTAAAGGAACCAACATAATAAATATAATTCCTTTAAATCAAGAAGAAAGAATTCAAGCGGTAATAGCTTTAAAAGAATTTGATAAAGATAAATACCTAATGATGGCTACTAAAAAAGGTATAGTAAAGAAAACATCCTTAAGTCAATATGCTAATATAAGGAAATCAGGATTAAATGCTGTAACATTAAAAGATGGAGATGAGCTAATAGATGCTAAATTAACAGATGGAAACAATGAGCTTATAATGGTTACAAGAAATGGATACAGCATAAGATTTAAAGAGACTGATGTTAGACCTATGGGAAGAAATGCAGCAGGTGTTAAAGCTATAACTTTAAGAAATAATGATATAGCAGTGTCTATGAATGTAGTAAATGAAGATGAAAAATTATTAGTTGTAAGCCAAAATGGATTTGGTAAGAGAACTCCTATTTCAGAATATAGTACTATAAAAAGAGGCGGAAAAGGTATTATAACTTATAAGGTTACAGATAAGACCGGGTATATAGTTGGAGCTAAGATGGTCAAAGAAACGGATGAAATAATGCTTATAAATAGTAAAGATATAGTTATAAGGATAAATGTTTCTGATATATCTATTACAAGCAGAAATACTATGGGCGTAACTCTTATGAAAACTGGAGAAGAAATAGAAGTAGTGGCTATGGCTAAAATTAACTGTGAAGATGAAAAAATGTGTGAAGAAAATATTGATGAAGATAATAGCCTAGCAGAGAAACAACAAAATGGCAATCAAGAACAGAACATTGATTCAGTAGACCAAGAAGAGAATAATGAAATATTAGAACAAGAACAAAGTGAAGAATAA
- the remB gene encoding extracellular matrix regulator RemB → MFLHLGENVVVPVEDVIGIFDMETTMYSSDTSQFLRLAEEDGFVERVTKEKPKSFVIAEVDKKSKIYLSPISSSTLQKRAKTIYFQL, encoded by the coding sequence ATGTTTTTACATTTAGGTGAGAATGTAGTAGTGCCAGTAGAAGATGTCATAGGAATTTTTGATATGGAAACTACTATGTATAGTTCAGATACCAGTCAATTTTTAAGATTGGCAGAAGAGGATGGTTTTGTAGAGAGAGTTACTAAGGAAAAGCCTAAATCCTTTGTTATTGCAGAAGTTGATAAGAAGAGCAAAATATATTTGTCTCCAATATCGTCATCTACTCTTCAAAAAAGAGCTAAAACCATATACTTTCAACTATAG
- the yidD gene encoding membrane protein insertion efficiency factor YidD encodes MKRVLICMIKFYRKYISPLKTPCCRFYPTCSQYALEAIEKYGAFKGGIMAIKRILKCHPFHDGGYDPVK; translated from the coding sequence ATGAAGAGAGTTCTAATTTGCATGATTAAATTTTATAGAAAATACATATCCCCATTAAAAACTCCCTGTTGTAGGTTTTATCCTACATGTTCACAGTATGCTTTAGAAGCTATTGAAAAGTATGGAGCTTTTAAAGGAGGTATTATGGCCATAAAGAGGATTTTAAAATGCCATCCTTTTCATGATGGTGGATACGATCCTGTCAAATAA